In Arachis hypogaea cultivar Tifrunner chromosome 17, arahy.Tifrunner.gnm2.J5K5, whole genome shotgun sequence, a single window of DNA contains:
- the LOC112765117 gene encoding uncharacterized protein At3g28850, with the protein MWPPWLSSPSRVRTTPPPSPSPSHSGARSLSFSCSSFKDIQKLLQEEEQLERGSRLAPSPRSSSLFRRIRISTSVLRAFGSRASLPPPPPQATLPPGLDRGVVIYFTSLRVVRRTFDDCRAVRSILRNFRVAVDERDVSIDDRFRDELNSILGRKSATLPRVFIGGEYVGGADDVRQLHESGDLQRLIERLPKSNQINSCCDQCGGFRFVVCEECSGSHKIFAEKNGGFRSCSSCNANGLIRCPTCFFVHPRHTK; encoded by the coding sequence ATGTGGCCACCGTGGCTGAGCTCGCCGAGCCGCGTCCGCACCACGCCGCCACCATCTCCGTCGCCGTCGCATTCCGGAGCTCGCTCCCTCAGCTTTTCCTGCTCCTCATTCAAAGACATCCAGAAACTCCtccaagaagaagaacaactcgAACGCGGAAGCAGGCTCGCTCCTTCACCTAGATCCTCTTCACTCTTCCGCAGAATCCGCATCTCCACCTCCGTCCTCCGAGCGTTTGGCTCACGCGCTTCCCTTCCGCCGCCGCCACCACAGGCTACATTGCCTCCTGGCCTTGACCGTGGCGTCGTCATCTACTTCACCAGCCTACGCGTCGTTCGCCGCACCTTCGACGACTGCCGCGCCGTCAGATCGATCCTCCGGAACTTCCGCGTCGCAGTCGACGAGCGCGACGTCTCTATCGACGACAGGTTCCGCGACGAGCTCAACTCCATCCTCGGCCGCAAGAGCGCGACGCTCCCTAGGGTTTTCATCGGCGGCGAGTACGTCGGCGGAGCTGACGACGTCCGGCAGCTCCATGAGAGTGGCGATCTGCAGCGGCTGATTGAACGGTTGCCGAAGTCAAATCAGATCAACAGTTGCTGCGATCAGTGCGGCGGTTTCAGATTCGTGGTGTGCGAGGAGTGTAGCGGTAGCCACAAGATCTTTGCAGAGAAGAACGGCGGGTTCAGGAGCTGTTCATCTTGCAACGCCAACGGCTTGATTAGGTGCCCCACATGCTTCTTCGTGCACCCGCGCCACACCAAATAA